One window of the Pyxicephalus adspersus chromosome 5, UCB_Pads_2.0, whole genome shotgun sequence genome contains the following:
- the LOC140331831 gene encoding chondroitin sulfate glucuronyltransferase-like — MGPQLYTVLLGLLRPALPFILGLSLGCSLSLLRISWIQGDEGPCIDHQTHHGLQRGQVKPHMEELKARIVPYSHRPHSSHKKVLRTRYIQSELGYRERLLVTVLSTRSTLNSLAVAVNRTLSSHVSRLLFFTGARGPKAPAGMEVVSHGDERPAWVMYHSLRYLELHFISTYDWFYISQDDSYINGYHLKEFVNHLSPGPPVYIGQPMEFIGGKENWRYCNGASGYLLSRALLLSLGPHLDFCRSDILSSRADEWLGRCLQDTLGIACVSGYQEFIYISFNLPRNADMENIEESALAAAVSVYPVRDATLMYGLQRKISQMRLHRTYKRIQRLQGEIQNVSSLTPDGEASLLWPIGVNPPFSPKSHFDVVTWEYFTESHTFSCHDGAPKCPLQGVWLLDVQQVLEEALEQLNHRHRPWLHFRKRHLVNGYRRFDPTRGMEYVLDLLLEATTKNGHAGVIVKRLSLLRPLGLVEILPMPYVTEATPVQVVVPLMPADASHISAFLDAFATNLLDSQENVALTVLLVYDVTSSGQVQDVFEGVRAMVSELESRYSFLRLEVTNIHKEIPSQVQLMEIVSKKHPMETLFFLLSVWSEVSAEALNRCRMNAISAWQVFSPVHYQEYNPDISRPSFSAQSADLLRDGHFDRLSSSEFCFYNSDFMSARKKMGMDGEAEEDEEGDGAGTELLELFLRYSKLHVFRALEPALVQRFSLKKCSTLQSGENYHRCIISSLESLGSRVHLAAALFNQDQTNST, encoded by the exons ATGGGGCCACAGCTTTATACCGTCCTCCTTGGCCTCCTCCGTCCTGCTCTTCCTTTCATCCTGGGTCTGTCCTTGGGCTGCAGCCTGAGTCTCCTTCGCATCTCCTGGATTCAGGGCGATGAAGGTCCTTGCATTGATCACCAAACCCACCATGGGCTACAGCGTGGGCAGGTAAAGCCCCATATGGAGGAGCTAAAGGCCAGGATTGTCCCATACAGTCACCGACCCCATTCATCCCACAAGAAGGTGCTGAG AACTCGATACATCCAATCAGAACTTGGCTACAGAGAACGCCTGTTGGTCACAGTCTTGTCTACTCGATCCACCCTGAACTCGCTTGCTGTGGCTGTGAATCGGACCCTTTCCTCTCATGTAAGCCGCTTGTTATTCTTTACAGGAGCTCGAGGTCCCAAGGCTCCCGCAGGAATGGAAGTTGTGTCTCATGGCGATGAGCGCCCAGCATGGGTAATGTACCACTCCTTGCGTTACCTGGAGCTGCACTTTATATCCACATACGActggttttacatttctcaggaTGATTCTTATATTAATGGCTACCACCTAAAAGAGTTTGTAAATCATCTCAGTCCTGGGCCTCCTGTATACATTGGACAACCTATGGAGTTCATAGGAGGCAAAGAGAACTGGAGATACTGTAATGGGGCTTCTGGTTACCTTCTGTCTAGGGCCCTTCTCCTCAGCTTGGGGCCACATCTGGATTTCTGCCGTTCTGATATACTTAGTTCCCGGGCAGATGAATGGCTGGGTCGCTGTCTTCAGGATACACTTGGAATTGCTTGTGTGTCAGGGTACCAG GAATTCATTTACATCTCCTTCAATCTCCCAAGAAATGCAGACATGGAGAATATAGAAGAATCGGCACTGGCGGCAGCTGTGTCTGTGTATCCTGTGCGGGATGCCACACTCATGTATGGATTGCAGCGTAAAATCAGCCAGATGAGACTGCATAGGACATACAAACGGATCCAGAGGCTGCAG ggtgaaatacaaaatgtttcctcTCTGACCCCAGATGGAGAAGCCAGTCTACTGTGGCCAATTGGTGTCAACCCTCCATTCAGCCCCAAATCCCACTTTGACGTTGTGACTTGGGAATACTTCACAGAGAGCCACACATTTTCCTGCCACGACGGAGCTCCTAAGTGTCCTCTGCAGGGAGTTTGGTTGTTGGATGTTCAGCAGGTGCTGGAAGAGGCACTGGAGCAGCTGAATCATCGCCATCGTCCTTGGCTTCACTTCAGAAAGCGCCATCTTGTCAATGGGTATAGACGCTTTGATCCTACCAGAGGTATGGAGTACGTGCTGGATCTTTTACTTGAAGCCACTACTAAGAATGGTCATGCTGGAGTAATTGTCAAACGCCTCAGCCTGCTGCGTCCCCTGGGCCTAGTGGAGATTCTTCCCATGCCATATGTAACTGAGGCCACCCCAGTACAGGTAGTGGTACCCTTAATGCCAGCTGATGCCAGCCACATTTCAGCTTTTCTTGATGCCTTTGCCACAAATCTTCTTGACTCCCAGGAAAATGTTGCCTTGACTGTACTTTTGGTATATGATGTGACTTCTTCAGGGCAGGTTCAGGACGTGTTTGAAGGGGTCCGCGCCATGGTGTCTGAATTAGAAAGCAGATACTCATTCTTACGGCTAGAGGTGACCAATATCCACAAAGAGATTCCCTCTCAGGTACAGCTTATGGAAATCGTCTCCAAGAAACACCCCATGGAAACATTATTCTTTCTGCTGAGTGTTTGGAGCGAAGTATCCGCAGAAGCTCTGAACCGTTGTCGGATGAATGCTATTAGCGCCTGGCAGGTTTTTTCTCCGGTTCATTATCAGGAATACAACCCTGACATATCACGGCCCAGCTTTTCAGCACAATCGGCAGACCTCCTTCGTGATGGACACTTTGACCGCCTTTCCTCTTCTGAATTCTGTTTTTATAACTCAGATTTCATGTCCGCCCGGAAGAAAATGGGAATGGATGGGGAAGCAGAGGAGGACGAGGAGGGGGATGGGGCTGGCACAGAGCTTTTGGAATTGTTCCTAAGATACTCCAAACTTCATGTATTCAGGGCTTTGGAGCCAGCGTTGGTGCAAAGGTTCTCTctaaaaaagtgcagcaccctCCAATCAGGAGAGAATTATCACCGCTGTATTATTAGCAGTTTGGAGTCATTGGGCTCCCGAGTTCACTTGGCTGCAGCCCTTTTCAACCAGGACCAGACCAACAGCACCTGA